The stretch of DNA CGTTTTCTAACAGGTGATAAGTTGCTACATCGATGGTTTCGTTAGGGAAAGAGAAGTAATGAACCGTGAGGGAGGGGAGTGACGCGATCGCTTCACGCTGCGCTAAGTCGTGCGCCGCATTGCTCGAGTCGCCGATATAGATGGGATGCGGGCATCCCACCTGCACATAATACTTCAGCTGCCGAATGACAAATTCGGAGCGGTTCATCGTGGGAATGAGTATGGCAACGAATGGAGAAGACATAGGTACTCTCTTCTAATACAATTATACATGATCGTGTATGGGTGGGGTTATTTTTAACTTATCCACATTTGTGAGTATGGTATATACCTCTAATATATTTTTCACTTCATAGTGGGGTGCTACTGTCGAAGGATATAGGTCATTGGCGATGCGAAATGTAATTCCGCAGCAATTACGACCAAACTCGACATCACTGTCTTTATCCCCTACAAAAAAACTTTTTTGAAGCGAAATATTGTATTCTTGCGCGGCTTGCAGAGCAAGTCCAGGTTTTGGTTTCCTGCACTCACACGCTCCCGTGAAATCAGGATGATGGGGACAGAAGTACGTTTTGAGGATATGTACACCCTTCTCGGCGAGCTCCCGTTCCACTGCGTTGGTAAATTCAATAGCCTCTTTTTCCGAATAGATGCCGCGCGCGATGCCTGCCTGATTCGTTACCATAATGAACCGGTAGCCTTGACCCTGTAATAATAAAAGCCCTTCGACGGCATCAGGAAGGAATTCAATATGCTCTGGTTTATGGGGGTAACCTATATCGCGGATGATCGTGCCATCGCGGTCAAGAAAGATAAAGTTAGGCGAAGTAGTCATCGATCATTTCACAGAGGAGGTGAATAATAAGAATATGGCATTCTTGAATACGCGGTGTGCTAGAGGAGGGGACAGTTAATATTTCGTCGCACCATTCATTCATTTTTCCGCCATCGTTGCCGGTTAAGCCCACCGTTTTCATATTCATTTCCCGCGCTTTTTGCAACCCTTTCACAATATTGGGAGAATTTCCGCTGGCGGAAATGGCAATGTAAATATCGCCTTCCCTGGCTAACGATTCCAGCTGCCGTGAGAACACATACTCAAATCCAAAATCATTCGCAATCGCGGTAAGGTTTGAAGTATTAGTGGTAAGCGCGATTGCAGGAAGGGGTTTGCGTTTTTCTTTCTCAAATTTCCCTGCAAGCTCTGCGGCGAAGTGTTGCGCGTCAGCAGCTGATCCTCCGTTGCCGGCGATAAATAGTTTATTGCCTTGCTTCAATGCGTCAATAATTTTCTGGCCGATTGATTGAATTTGCGTGAGACATGAAGCCTGCAGCAATTTCTGCTTCAGTTCAATTGATTCTTTAATAGAGCGTTCAATCATAGTGGCGTTTAGTGGCGTAATAAAAGCGTCATCTGGCTTCTATTGTCAAAACGGCCCTTTAAATTTATTCTCATAGCTATAGAATTCTTCTCCACTTAGGTCAGTTTCAGAGAGCCCTAATTTCTGTTCAATGGCCTTGATAATCTGTATTGCATTTGGGTAAAATTTATTCTCGAGCGGCCGGGTCGTAGGGCACGGTGTCTCAGCAAACCCTATTCGCGTAATAGGAGATTTTAATTCATTGAAACAATGTTCTTGCACGCGCGCTGCGACTTCGGCGCTGAAACCGCAGTTAAGCCAGTCATAATCCACGACGATGCAGTGCCCCGTTTTTTTTATTGAATCATATATCAGGGTGTAATCAAGGGGAGAAATAGTTCGAGGATCGATGACCTCGACGCGCACTCCTCGGCGGGCAAGGATCTCCGCTGCTTTCACTGCCTCTATGACCATCCATGAAACGCCAATCACCGTGACATCGGTTCCTTCACGGATACAGCGGGGAACGCCAAGCGGTTCAAGGTAATTCGGGTCTTCTGGCACTTCGCCAGGCGTGTCATAAAGCCATCGCTGCTCGATAATGAGAACCGGATTATCATCACGGATGGCAGATTTGAGCAAACCTTTCATGTCTGCGGCAGTGGAAGGAAGCGCCACTTTGAGTCCGGGGAGGTGGGCAAAGAGAGCGTGGAGAGTTTTGCTATGCTGCATGCCTTGTCCCCATCCGCGGCCAATGACCGTGCGGATGGTGAGCGGTACCTTAAGTTTGCCTGCGGAGGTATAGCGCATGCTGGTAACCATGTTAGCCAGTTGGTTTAGCGTAAGAAGGAGGAAATCTACTCGAATGTGCACATTGACCGGCCGCAGCCCCATTACCGCCGCACCCAGCCCTATGCCCATAAGCGCATCTTCAGAAAGCGGTGTGCTGAAATATCGTTTCGCGCCAAATTGTTCCAACAATCCTTTGCCGCTACCGAAGGTACGCTTGAAGTCTGCCACATCCAAGCCGTAGACAAACACACGCTCATCGCGCTCCATTTCCTCACGGAGTGCTTCAGTGATAGCTTCGCGGTACGTTATTATGCGAGACATATTATAATGCGTAAATATCGCTGTAGAGTTCCTGCGGATCGGGAAACGAGGCTATTTTTGCTTTCCGAACGCTTTCAGTCAATTGTTGTTGCACTGATTCCTCATACCTCTTCAGGTCGTCGTTCATCCCTTGGGAGAACAATTTCGTACGTTGCAGTTCGAGGGGATCCCGCGCTTTCCATTGTTTGTATATTTCTTCTGAGCGGTATCCCGCATGGAAGTCGGTATACATTCCGACGTGTTCATAGTAACGGTAGTACTTAAAGTGGAGAAAAGCTGGCCGTTGATCGGAGCGGAGCTGGGCAATTGCTTGAGTAGTGGTTTGATAGATTTGTTGTACGTCTGTCGTTTCATTTGCATATGCATTGCAGTCAAATTGTCGCACAATATCAGTAATTGAACGATAGCCATGCCGTTCTTCCGTCGAGGTATGGATTGCAAGATCATTGTCTTCGCAGATAAAGAGAATAGGGAGTTTTTTTAAACACGCAAAATTAATGCTTTCCCAGAAAACACCTTCATCAGTCGCCCCATCACCAAAGAATACCGCCGTTATTCTTCCCGTCGCAAGATATTGTTGAGCAAGAGCGCTTCCTACCGCCATAGGGATGGTGGTGCCCACTACTGCGGAGGTTGCGACCAGTCCGTGTTCAGGCGAGGCGATATGCATTGATCCTGCCTTTCCTTTCTGCGTACCTGTCGCTTTGCCGTAGAGTTCACAGAAGAATGCGTCAGTTTCCATGGTCCTCGCGAGGTAGATGCCATGGCTGCGGTAGGTGCCGAAGAGGTAATCATCCTTTGCAAGCGCTTGTAGCACGCCTGCCGCAATGTGTTCACCTCCGACATACAAGTGGCAGGGAGTCTTCATTTCATCCTCTTCATAGTGCGCTCTGATTTTCTCTTCCGTGGCGCGGATGAGGTACATCTTTTTGTAGAGTTCGAAATTGAGGTTATCCATATCGAGACTTCCCCATCCCCTCCTTAGTAAGGAGGGGACAAGTGATGTTGTCCTTTATTTATACAAGATTCGAAAAATGATTATTCCTAATGATTTGGAATCCTTTTATTAATTCCCTAATACCGTCGGAAAGATGGTAGCGGGGCACAAAACCTGTCTTTTCAATTTTTTCATTGCTTACGATGTAGTTTCGCTTATCCCTATCCTCGCCAATTTTTGCATCGGTAAAATAAAAATCAGGCACCTGCTTCTTGATCTCCTCGCATAATTCCCATTTGCTCAAGTTTGCATCGCTCAATCCGACATTATACACGTTGTTTTTCATTTGATTCAGATTATTCAACGCGTGCAAGAAAGCGCGTGCCACGTCGCGCACATGGATGTAATTCCTTTTAAAATGCGATTCGAATAGGATAAGGAAGCGGTCGTTCACCGCGCGATGGACGAAATCGTTGACAAGGAGATCGAGGCGCATGCGCGGGCTTATGCCGAACGCGGTAGCCAGGCGCAGGGTAATGGCATTGCCTGCTTCAAGGATTTCTTTCTCTGCCTGCACTTTCAGCCTGCCATAGAGCGAGACGGGGCGAAGCGGCGTTTCTTCAGTGCAATATATCCCTTCTTCGCCAACGCCGTAGCCGCTGTTGGTCGTGGGATAGATAATGAGCTGATCCGGCCGTCTCGTTTTTAGCATATGGCGCACCGCGTCCACAATGACCGCCTGCGCTTCGTGCGGGTTGCGGTCGCACAAAGGCGCGCCCGTGAGGCATGCAAGCGGGAAAATCGCGTCAGCATCACTAATGAGTTTTTCCATGAGCCCTTCATTCCTGACATCGCCGTGGATGATGGCAAGATCGGGGTCATGCACGACATCAAGGAGCGGCGTCTGGCCGTAGCGAAAATTATCCACGACCGTAACCTTGTGCCCTTCTTGGAGAAGGGCAGGGACGAGGATGGAGCCGATATATCCGGCGCCGCCGGTAACGAGGATATGCATATTTATTCTCATTTATACCTCCATAACAATATCATATCTTGTGGGTTTGTTCAATTTGACAATATAAGAGAATTCGTGGTAGAAAGAGGTGGTAAAAAATAACTCACGCGGCTGTTTGAAAAAGAAAAAATGAATTTTTCAGACGGGCGATTTCTTTTCACAATTCAAATCATGAGGTGAAGTTATGCAACAATCAAATTTATTCCCGCCGAAAATTTTGCCTCCCCTCACAATTCTCGGTACCGATAGTGGCAGACGGCGCGCCCTACTTGAGGCCGATTTTCAAATCGGACCAGATCCCATCAAAGATGTTGTTAAAAAGTTTGGAGGATGGGGTCGCAATATCCCTAACATAGCCGAACAGTTTCCCGCCATTCACGTTATGGCGATCACGAAGGATCGGCAGGTGATCGCGCTTTATCATCAACGAGTGTGGCGCGGAATTCGGCTCGAGTTCTCAGGTGGTAACGTCGCTCTTGGACAGGATCCGGAGCAGGTCATCCGGGAACGATTGCTGAAAGAAACCGGCTACGTCGCCGGTCCTGTAAAAATTCTCGTCTTTGATCATGAGTACAAGGAGGGTGATTTCGACCCGGCAAGCTGTCCGATTGGATATCTCATGGTTCTTGCAACGAACTGCGAGCTCGACGAGAACTATGAGGGCACGATGGGCGAACGATCGGAAGTGATCCTCACACCGTTGGAAGATTGGGTACCGTTATTGCTGAATCATCGTTACATTGATGGCAAAACGGCAACCATCACCCTCGCCGTGCTGGACGAGATAGGGGTGAAGTTTGATTTTTCGAGCGTTCAAATTTGAGCGTTTTCTCGTTCAAACGGTAAAAGGTCAATGTATCCATATATTTTGGTGCGTTGGCCTTTTCAATTTTGGCGAGTGTGAGATAATAAGCAAAGCGTGCACGTCTCACGTCATCCCGCAGGCAAGATGCGGGAACCAGAAATAAAAATAAACAAAAAACCGATCGATTTTCTGTTTATGTTTTGTCTGGATTCCTGCCTGCGCAGGAATGACAACAGCGTGAACGCTAGGGATAAATGTGTAATTTCAGGTATGCTTAATGAGACTCAAGAATATTTAAATTTCGCTGCGGAATTTGCCAAAAAGGCAGGCGAAATTGTGATGGAATTTCGCGGTAGAGTGAAAAATGTGGAATGGACCGCCCGGACGCATTTCCGGACGGAGATTGATACGAAGGTGGGGGAGTTGGTGCGCCGCGAGATTGGACAGAGATTTCCGGAGCACAATATTCACTCGGAAGAATTTGAAGATAAGGACGCAAAAAGTCCTTATACTTGGGTCATTGACGAACTGGACGGCACTATCCCATATTTTCGCGGCACGACTGATCATTTTTCTGTATGCATCAGTCTTTGTGAAAACGGCGTGCCGATTATCGGCGTAGTGAATGCGTGCGGGCGCGGCGAAATGTACACAGCGGAGAAAGGAAAAGGAGCATTTTGTAATAGCGAAGCAATTCACGTCGGTGATACCACAGAAGTCAACCATGTAATTATGGGAATTGATCCAGGTAAATTCGACCGTCAGGCATACGTGCCTTTCATTAATCGTGCTATGGCGCTGGACGGTATTTCATGTTTTCTTCAGTCCGGCTGCGCCAGTGTGCCGCTCTGTCTGGTCGCGAGCGGGAAGTACGATGCGTACCTTGCAACCTCGCTCAACCCAGAAGACATGGCTGCTGCGGTGTGTATTATTCGTGAAGCCGGTGGGAAGGTTACGAATCTTAAGGGTGAAGAATGGAAACTCGGCGATGCTTCGATTCTCGCGGCTAATCCCGCGCTTCACGAGAAACTCTCGGATTTTTTTAAGATAGGCATATAATTTTGAGGATGCAGACTTTGTCCGCCATTTCGCGCAAAATGGCGGACAAATAGTTTAACCGTTCATTTCGAGCCAAATGATCAGTTGCAATTAGGATTGAAGAGTTAAGAATTTTATCCCACTATTTTACGATCGTATAATAGTGGGGTTGAGTTAAAGGTGACGTGAAAGATACTAAACGAAATAAGATAAAAAAGCGATGGGGGAATTAAACACTATTAACCACATTGCAAATGTAGTGCACGTCTTCTGGGGTGATGGACTCGTTATTGGGCAGGAAGAATCCGCAGGAATGGATTTTATCGGATACCTCGTCATGGAACTCGCCGTAGCGTTCGCTCCAGAAGGGGTGAAGGCCGAGGTTGCCGGCGGAGAAAAGCCGCGTTTCAATGTGATGCGCATCGAGCGCTGCCACGATTTGTTTCCGGTGAGCGCGGTCGCGCGCAAGCGCGCCGAATGAAATGCTGCACGGCGCTGCTTTTTCGCTCCAGCGCTGCCATTCCAAAGAGGGGAGGAGTTTCGCATAGAGGAGGTGGTTTTCCGTGCGGCGTTTCGTCACGGCGTTTGCCTTATCAATCATGCGCAATCCTAAAAACGCTTGTGCATCAGTGGTGCGAAGATTAAATCCGGGTACAATAAAGGTGAAAGGCTCGTGCCAGTCGTCAAGATGATATTTTTGCATGAACGCGGACCTTTTCTCTTTGGGAAGGTCTTTGAGCCATCCATGGCTGCGCAGCATTAAAAGCAGATGATAAAGATCTTCATCATCCGTGTTTACCATGCCTCCTTCAATGGTGGACAGTTGATGGCCGAAAAAGAAAGAAAACGACGACATGGCGCTGAAGGCACCCACTTTTTTGCCGCCGTATTCGGCCCCCAGCGCGGCGCACGCGTCTTCCATGAAAAAAAATCCGTAGCGGCGCTGCAGTGCGGCGAGTGAATCCATATCCATGGGCACTCCCAGCACTTGGACCGCAATGACGGCGGCAGGATCATGCTGCTGCAGCAGGCGTTCCAATTGCGACAGGTCGAGGCCGAAGTTATCCTTGTCCGCTCCGCACATGAGAGGCTCAAAGCCGAATTGCATAAATGGCGCAATGGTGGTGACCCACCCTACGCTCGGCACGACCACTTTTCTATTTTTTAATTTTCCGGATAAGAGCGCCGCATACGCCATGAGCAGGTTCGCGGAAGAGCCGGAATTGCAAAATACCGCATATTTCGTGCCAATCCAGCGAGCCCATTGGCACTCGAATTCAAGCGTCAGCGGCCCTTTAGTCAATTGCGGGTTATGCTGCAGCCAATCCGCCAGGGCGTTCAGATCGTGCTGATCAATAATTTGTTCTGCAAGTTTATACTGTCTCATGATGTAGAAGAGAAATAATCTAAGGCTTTACTATACCGTTCCGGCGTACCTATGTCGATGAACTGTTCAGAGGTGGCAAATCCGTACAATCCCTTGCCAATGAGTGCAGGGAATAGGTCGTATTCAAGAGACGTCTTTGCGTCTGGCGGGATGAGGGAGAGCGCCTTCTTATGGAAGAGGTAGATACCGGCATTTCTCCATTGCGCCTCTGGGAGATTTTCTTTTTCTCTAAACGCCACAATGCGCTTACTGCGCTCGTCAATTATTACGTTGCCTGCGTCAGTGCGCTCATTACATTTACTGCATACCATAGTTGCGAGCGTGTTTTTATGCATAAAGTGCTGCTGTGCTACTTCAAGGAGATTAACCGGACAATAGGAATCTCCATTGGCAACAAAAAAATATTCACCGCGCAAGAGCGTTTCAGCCTGTTTGAGAGCGCCCCCTGTCCCGAGGGGCGCGTCTTCTTTTGAATACACAAGGTGTTTTGTGTAAGGACTTGAGCGGTAATAACTCTCGATATCCTCCGCCTTATAACCAACGCAGAGGATGATGCGTGTTGTGCCTATGCGGAGGAATTGCTCAATCAGCCGTGAAAGAAAGGGTATGCCGTTAAAGGGGGCAAGTACTTTAGGGATACTCGGATCTACTGCACGGAAACGGGTACCCAAACCTCCGCACAGGATGCATACCTCTAATGGTTCATTCCTTTTCATGGTACGACACCTCCCAAGGTAGTGTGGTTAAAGATAACGGTACTTCCTTCTGTTTCAAATTTAAACGGAATTTCTAAAAGCCGACGCAATCGTTCTCGCACCATAGGCTGTGACGAGGGGGGCACAAAGAGGAGGAGAAATCCACCTCCGCCGGCGCCCAGGATCTTCCCGCCCCTCGCGCCTGCGTGCAGCGCATCCTCATATATTGAATCGATCACTTCATTCGTGACTCCTTCGGCGAGTGACTGCTTGAGGCGCCAATTTTCATGCAAAAGTCCCCCAAACTCTTGGATTGCGCCGGTCTTCAGTATATGGCGCGCTTCGTTGACGAGTTGCATGAGATGCGACAACTCTTTTTCACGCTTGGAGAAATTGTCTATTTTGCTTTTTTCGATGAGTGAAGCCATTCTGGTAAATCCAGTAAAAAAGAGCATGAGGTGGCATTGCAGCTCGGCACTCACCTCAGGGGATACCTCGAGGGGGCTCACCGTGATCTCGCCATCGGGATGAAACGTAATATGGTTAAATCCTCCGTACGCGGCGGCAATCTGATCTTGAGAGCCGACAGTTTCCCGTATGCGTTGCTGTTCCACCTCGATTGCCTGTGCCGCGAGCGTCTTTTTATCGATTGTTCTGCCATTCAAAACATGGAGGGCGTGGAGGAGTCCCACGGTGAATGATGAGCTTGTGCCAATGCCGGATCGTGCGGGCAGATCGCCATCATGGTGCACCTCCAATCCCTCGTCATGTCCCAGGAATTTGATGCATTCGCGCACCACGGGATGCTGGATTTCATCCGTGTCATTCGCCGTTTCAATATGGGAATAGACAATGCGGTGTTTGTGTTCAAAAAAGGGAGGCAGATTGCGGCAGCTCACATAGCAGTATTTGTCGATGGAGGTGCTGATGACCGCACCGCCGTGCATGAGAAACCATTTTGGATGGTCAGTGCCACCGCCGAAAAAAGATATACGGTAGGGTGTTCTCGTAATGACCATATATTTACATTGAGAGAGCAGAAGAGGGAATCACGGGGTTGGGAAATTTGCTCATGTCAATAATCCAGGCGTAGCCGCGCCAGCGGTCTTTCTCCGTAATTTCATGTAGGATCAGATCGCGGTAGCTGGGCACCTCGCTTTCATGTCCCCAGAATCGGCTTGTGCCAAATGTTTTTAATTGGGCTACAGCCACTTCTTTGATTTGCCTCGTTCGCAAAAGCTCATTTAATGCGGGATCTTTAGTGAAGTCTCCATCTTTAATCGTTTCCGGCACTGATTCTAAGTTTAATGCTTTGCTGCTTGTGCCCGGGATGATGACATAGCCATTCTTGACTTCGTTGAGAGTGTTAATATACTGAATTTCGTATTTATTGCGTATCGTAGGATTAATATTATTAATAACAGCGTCATTATAGACGGTTTTATAGGTAGAAAATTGCGTGATACCAAGGGCATCAAGTTTGCGAATGAGGAAAGCGCTTGTCATGCGCGCCGGGTAGATATCGCGCGCGAGCTGAAGCCAATTCCAAATCACGGTAGGTATGAATGCACCGATCGCAGTCAACCAAAATAGAAACGGCGCGGTAGTAACATGAAAAAGCGCATAACCAATAAACATAAGCATGCCGATAAACCCTGGCAGGTATGAGCGTCCAAGCTGGGGTCCTTTCGTAAATTCTCCCCACGCAATAGGGGAGATCGCCAGCAGCAACATAGCCAAAGACGGAATGATAATCAACAGCGGCCGGGTTGACAGGTACCCAAGACCTGCCAGGTATATTACGCCCAGTCCGCAGAGGGCGGTAGGTAGGGGAACAAAGCGCCAGAACAGTCTAGGAACCCAGCGCCAACCCGCGCCGCGCATATAATAGTTAATCGGTTTGCCAATACTGGCAAAGTAGTTTACATAGAGACGAAAGTGACCCTTGGTCTGGCCGGCATAGTAGTACCAGAAGTATTGTTTAAGATTATACGGCAAATTTGGAATATTGAAGAAAATAACAGTAATGGCAAATCCGGCAAGCACAGGCAGGAAGTAGGATATGCCGAGCGCATTAATGATAATGATTACCCAGAGAACAAGCGCTATTACTTTTTTTGTAACTACCACAAGCCGGGCGTGGGCGTGGGCAAGATAATGATCCAGGGTGAATTTACCTCGACTATTGATGATTTTGTTAAGGAATCGCGGCGCTCGTTCGTAGTAAATTTCCGTAACTATCTTTTTATACCATCCCCAGAGCATGAGAAGACCGATGAAGGTGAAAAGAGGGAGCCAGATATTTATAAGCGTTACATGATTGTGGCGCAAAAGCTCGACAAGCCCGCGGTGGTCAGAGGCGATGAGTAGAGGAGAGTATTTGGCATAGAAGATCGCAGCCAGAAACAGCATAAAATATTTTCGTGACGAAGCTGAGGCAAACATAGTAAGGCTAAAAAGCGCGCCGCTGACTCCTAACCAGAGAAAGGCGTTGGTAGTGGCAGCGGTATAATCGTTTACTTGCTGGACGACGAGAATTGTTAAAAGAAAGATTGTGGTGCCATCAATAATATGTCCGCCGAAAAGCGCCACTTGCCAAATCCATAGGGAAGTAAGAAACAATATGCTTACTACAAAAGCGACAGATGCGTTCCAATAGTCTTTTCCAATGAGGTAGAGGAGAATCGTGGAAGCGGCATTGGCGAATCCGCACATCGTGAGAAGCGGATGTTCTGTTAATTTGTCCCCCATGATTTTTTGGAATACCGCAATCAACATGATCGTCACATCTTTCATGCGCGTCTTCCCAATGCCATATTTGTGAATATCAGACGGCAGGCGCCATTTGTAGGCTTGAGCTGCGGCATAGACTTGTCTTTCGTTATCGGTGTCATCGGTGATATACTGGCTTCCTCGTGTGCGGCATGAGAAGTAAATGGCAGAGCCTAAGGAAAGGACAATGATGATGAGAAAGTACCAGTCAAACATAATGATATTCATTAAAAATATTATTCATTAAAAGTGAACGGTATTCACTTTATAGAAATAAGAATCTTTGTCTTTGAGGAGCGCATCGGGTCTGCCGCGCTCTTTAATGATCCCATCTTGGAGAATAATCAATGAGTCACAATGCTTGAGAGTGGTTAAGCGGTGCGCAATGATGATAATCGTCACCCTTCCCTTCAAGTGCTCGATCGTTCGTTGGATAAGCGCTTCTGATTCATTATCGAGGGCGCTGGTCGCTTCGTCAAGAATGAGGATATCAGGCTGACGCGCCAAGACGCGAGCGAGGATGATGCGTTGCCGCTGTCCGGCAGACAGCTCCATTCCCCTTTCCCCCACTACGGTGCCGTACCCTTCGGGAAGTTTGTCAATAAAATCATGAATATACGCCAAGCGCGCGGCGGCCATAACCTCTGCGCGTGTCAAATCATGGTAGAACGTAATGTTATGCTCAATGGTGTCATTGAGCAAAAAAATGTCTTGCGACACGTAGCCCACATGGCGCCGCCAGTCCGCCAGGCGGATGGAATGTATGTCTATTCCATCGAGGGTAATGGCGCCATGGAGCGGTGTGAGGAGGCGCAGTATCAGATCGACGACGGTGGTTTTGCCTGAACCGGAAGGCCCAATGATCCCCACCATAGATCCTTTTTTCACTTCAAACCGTACGTTTTTCAGCACCGCATCGGTTTCGCGGTGGTAATGAAACTGTACGTCGCGGATCGCGAGGAGCGACTGAAAAGAAAAAGGCTGCGTTCCCTCGTCGTGTTCCCGATTCTGGCGCATGGATTCGCGATGATCGGTGACGCTTTTGAGGTAGGGCGCCGATTCGCTCATACCGTTGAGCTTTCCCTGCATGGATTGGACGTACGAGAATATCTTTTGAATGA from Patescibacteria group bacterium encodes:
- a CDS encoding kinase codes for the protein MVITRTPYRISFFGGGTDHPKWFLMHGGAVISTSIDKYCYVSCRNLPPFFEHKHRIVYSHIETANDTDEIQHPVVRECIKFLGHDEGLEVHHDGDLPARSGIGTSSSFTVGLLHALHVLNGRTIDKKTLAAQAIEVEQQRIRETVGSQDQIAAAYGGFNHITFHPDGEITVSPLEVSPEVSAELQCHLMLFFTGFTRMASLIEKSKIDNFSKREKELSHLMQLVNEARHILKTGAIQEFGGLLHENWRLKQSLAEGVTNEVIDSIYEDALHAGARGGKILGAGGGGFLLLFVPPSSQPMVRERLRRLLEIPFKFETEGSTVIFNHTTLGGVVP
- a CDS encoding NAD(P)-dependent oxidoreductase, which encodes MHILVTGGAGYIGSILVPALLQEGHKVTVVDNFRYGQTPLLDVVHDPDLAIIHGDVRNEGLMEKLISDADAIFPLACLTGAPLCDRNPHEAQAVIVDAVRHMLKTRRPDQLIIYPTTNSGYGVGEEGIYCTEETPLRPVSLYGRLKVQAEKEILEAGNAITLRLATAFGISPRMRLDLLVNDFVHRAVNDRFLILFESHFKRNYIHVRDVARAFLHALNNLNQMKNNVYNVGLSDANLSKWELCEEIKKQVPDFYFTDAKIGEDRDKRNYIVSNEKIEKTGFVPRYHLSDGIRELIKGFQIIRNNHFSNLV
- a CDS encoding D-sedoheptulose 7-phosphate isomerase, translated to MIERSIKESIELKQKLLQASCLTQIQSIGQKIIDALKQGNKLFIAGNGGSAADAQHFAAELAGKFEKEKRKPLPAIALTTNTSNLTAIANDFGFEYVFSRQLESLAREGDIYIAISASGNSPNIVKGLQKAREMNMKTVGLTGNDGGKMNEWCDEILTVPSSSTPRIQECHILIIHLLCEMIDDYFA
- a CDS encoding HAD family hydrolase; the protein is MTTSPNFIFLDRDGTIIRDIGYPHKPEHIEFLPDAVEGLLLLQGQGYRFIMVTNQAGIARGIYSEKEAIEFTNAVERELAEKGVHILKTYFCPHHPDFTGACECRKPKPGLALQAAQEYNISLQKSFFVGDKDSDVEFGRNCCGITFRIANDLYPSTVAPHYEVKNILEVYTILTNVDKLKITPPIHDHV
- a CDS encoding thiamine pyrophosphate-dependent dehydrogenase E1 component subunit alpha, giving the protein MDNLNFELYKKMYLIRATEEKIRAHYEEDEMKTPCHLYVGGEHIAAGVLQALAKDDYLFGTYRSHGIYLARTMETDAFFCELYGKATGTQKGKAGSMHIASPEHGLVATSAVVGTTIPMAVGSALAQQYLATGRITAVFFGDGATDEGVFWESINFACLKKLPILFICEDNDLAIHTSTEERHGYRSITDIVRQFDCNAYANETTDVQQIYQTTTQAIAQLRSDQRPAFLHFKYYRYYEHVGMYTDFHAGYRSEEIYKQWKARDPLELQRTKLFSQGMNDDLKRYEESVQQQLTESVRKAKIASFPDPQELYSDIYAL
- a CDS encoding nucleotidyltransferase family protein, whose translation is MKRNEPLEVCILCGGLGTRFRAVDPSIPKVLAPFNGIPFLSRLIEQFLRIGTTRIILCVGYKAEDIESYYRSSPYTKHLVYSKEDAPLGTGGALKQAETLLRGEYFFVANGDSYCPVNLLEVAQQHFMHKNTLATMVCSKCNERTDAGNVIIDERSKRIVAFREKENLPEAQWRNAGIYLFHKKALSLIPPDAKTSLEYDLFPALIGKGLYGFATSEQFIDIGTPERYSKALDYFSSTS
- a CDS encoding NUDIX domain-containing protein, encoding MQQSNLFPPKILPPLTILGTDSGRRRALLEADFQIGPDPIKDVVKKFGGWGRNIPNIAEQFPAIHVMAITKDRQVIALYHQRVWRGIRLEFSGGNVALGQDPEQVIRERLLKETGYVAGPVKILVFDHEYKEGDFDPASCPIGYLMVLATNCELDENYEGTMGERSEVILTPLEDWVPLLLNHRYIDGKTATITLAVLDEIGVKFDFSSVQI
- a CDS encoding inositol monophosphatase family protein produces the protein MLNETQEYLNFAAEFAKKAGEIVMEFRGRVKNVEWTARTHFRTEIDTKVGELVRREIGQRFPEHNIHSEEFEDKDAKSPYTWVIDELDGTIPYFRGTTDHFSVCISLCENGVPIIGVVNACGRGEMYTAEKGKGAFCNSEAIHVGDTTEVNHVIMGIDPGKFDRQAYVPFINRAMALDGISCFLQSGCASVPLCLVASGKYDAYLATSLNPEDMAAAVCIIREAGGKVTNLKGEEWKLGDASILAANPALHEKLSDFFKIGI
- a CDS encoding aminotransferase class I/II-fold pyridoxal phosphate-dependent enzyme, with protein sequence MRQYKLAEQIIDQHDLNALADWLQHNPQLTKGPLTLEFECQWARWIGTKYAVFCNSGSSANLLMAYAALLSGKLKNRKVVVPSVGWVTTIAPFMQFGFEPLMCGADKDNFGLDLSQLERLLQQHDPAAVIAVQVLGVPMDMDSLAALQRRYGFFFMEDACAALGAEYGGKKVGAFSAMSSFSFFFGHQLSTIEGGMVNTDDEDLYHLLLMLRSHGWLKDLPKEKRSAFMQKYHLDDWHEPFTFIVPGFNLRTTDAQAFLGLRMIDKANAVTKRRTENHLLYAKLLPSLEWQRWSEKAAPCSISFGALARDRAHRKQIVAALDAHHIETRLFSAGNLGLHPFWSERYGEFHDEVSDKIHSCGFFLPNNESITPEDVHYICNVVNSV
- a CDS encoding transketolase C-terminal domain-containing protein; the encoded protein is MSRIITYREAITEALREEMERDERVFVYGLDVADFKRTFGSGKGLLEQFGAKRYFSTPLSEDALMGIGLGAAVMGLRPVNVHIRVDFLLLTLNQLANMVTSMRYTSAGKLKVPLTIRTVIGRGWGQGMQHSKTLHALFAHLPGLKVALPSTAADMKGLLKSAIRDDNPVLIIEQRWLYDTPGEVPEDPNYLEPLGVPRCIREGTDVTVIGVSWMVIEAVKAAEILARRGVRVEVIDPRTISPLDYTLIYDSIKKTGHCIVVDYDWLNCGFSAEVAARVQEHCFNELKSPITRIGFAETPCPTTRPLENKFYPNAIQIIKAIEQKLGLSETDLSGEEFYSYENKFKGPF